In a single window of the Pocillopora verrucosa isolate sample1 chromosome 4, ASM3666991v2, whole genome shotgun sequence genome:
- the LOC131772206 gene encoding uncharacterized protein, with protein MMTLTRKPTQTICLGMLVFVISGTWGYRSGLEVINVTFCGKYDKPPTFKASPWPFFPAGVHYNLNVTFASAVDVLEASMQYEVVYNGKVIFWKRLDSVCHAFPYLCSLPAGETIVLAASGEVPVIPRFLKNRICKFKIQLFNGEDIMFLCAEIEGKVW; from the exons ATGATGACTTTGACCCGAAAACCGACACAAACTATCTGCCTGGGTATGTTAGTTTTTGTTATCAGCGGAACATGGGGATATCGCTCGGGACTTGAAGTTATTAATGTGACATTCTGTG GAAAGTACGATAAGCCTCCAACGTTTAAAGCTTCTCCATGGCCTTTCTTTCCTGCTGGAGTTCAttataatttaaatgtaacatTTGCATCTG CAGTAGATGTTCTTGAAGCATCCATGCAATACGAAGTGGTCTACAACGGCAAggttattttttggaaaagactCGACAGTGTATGCCATGCGTTCCCATACTTGTGCAGCTTACCTGCTGGTG AAACCATAGTGTTGGCTGCATCTGGAGAAGTGCCCGTAATTCCTCGATTTTTAAAG AATCGAATCTGCAagtttaaaattcaacttttcaaTGGAGAGGATATCATGTTTCTCTGTGCTGAGATTGAGGGCAAGGTATGGTAA